The Cryptomeria japonica unplaced genomic scaffold, Sugi_1.0 HiC_scaffold_227, whole genome shotgun sequence sequence TGTTCTTGAAAACCATTCACATGCCATCAGatgtaatctgtactttgaagAGCTTACCAATTCATGATAATTTCTTCAGGTGAGGTGCCTATATGTAgaggaataatttgaaatgttttggaaagaagcaattcactccaacaTAAACTTTCAAAACTATTGTCCTCTTCTAAAGATAATGATTTGTAttgtgggtagacatttacaattgcAGCTACCttcttttcatccatttacatgatttacgGTGCTCAGAGAATGTATATAGCTGGGTTGAACGAAGCAGAGTCAGGTTTGCTAATTCTGATGGTCGTTTCATGTAGTTCGAGATATAAGAGATTGAGGTTTGAGATTCTTCATCACAATTAGCTATGCGTTGGAAGACTCTTTTACTGACATTCAGTGTTACAAATTGGCGTGTAcaagatatcaatgggagtttaagtagcatgtgacaagtttcttgtgtGCTAATGTCCCTATCTGCAACTATTTCCATGAGTGGCCTTTGGTATGCCAAAAGGATTGTATCATCTAAATTCATTGATTCAACTATATGTTTCAAGATGTCAATATAACTTTCTGACTTTTGTTCAGTTTTTGATGCGTACTTTGAAATATATTGTAGAACTGCTTTCTTGGAGCAGACAAGCTGATAGTCAACATTTTCTCTCCATATGGCGACCATTGTAGGGTTGTGTACATTTAGGCGGCTATCATTTTTTGCTAGTTTGTATGATGGGGTATTATTGTGGTCTAATATTAGTGAGGATTCAGGTTGTTCAGGCCAAGGAGCTTTGTATCAGCATTGAAGGATTGAGTTCTTTTTCCTCAAATAGGTATACTTTGAACACTTTGTATGCCATTGAACAGCATTGAGTAACTCAGTGTAATCAGTACAAGGATCCGATTTGGATATGGTCTCTGTATCTACAAGGCATGGATATGAAATTATAGGCATATATTGCCTGTTCAAGTGAGCCTCTTCACAACGTGGATTCCATGCTATGATGCACTGGTCAAAGAACCGTTTTACTGATTGGACATTTGCATGATCTAACCAGTTAAGGTTATCAACATTTGGTGCTTGTGGCAACCAAAGAAAGCCATGTATATGTGCAGAGCCTCGGTGCTGCCATTCATATCTATACTAGTTGTCAATACTTTTTAGTTCTTTCACAATGACTTCATCacgaaagatttgaaatcttaagtgtAAGTATAAAGCTGTaatgtgaggattattgattaaattttcaataaattatCTTCTGTTGTTAGGTGTAGTAGCTGACTTTAACTTTGGTAATAACTTATGCAAGTCTGGCCATTTTGTGTCAGCTGAGCTTAAGGTGAAGAACATCGTAGGAGCACCTAACTCTTCTATCATTAATGTAAGGTCACGTCGGGACTTGCTCCAAAAAGCCCATGTACCACGCAATGACGTTGCATATCGCATGATATGGTTTGGTAATTCACTTGATGGCATGTTTTGTAAGTATTCCTTTAGGCCATATAGATTGTGGGGAAGATTATCTTGCAGATTAGTCTTTATGAAGACAGAAGCTTATTGTTGGAATCGATGTCTCATCAtgagattgtagatataatatcttAAGCGAACATGTTTCCCAAATCTTTGATCATAGTATTTGATCAAGTGTAAAGCATATTCATCTAAATGCACTTGGTTTTctctttgttgtagtggtaaagcTATTCCACTAGGGAAAAGTGttgggaatgccatggaaaggAAGCCCTCagtattgtactcattgataggtgaTGCACTAATTTTTGGCCAAGGAATAACGTTGTCAATGGTTTTATCTAGATGGAGGATGTTTTTTATTGCATCAAGTTCTGGTATTGATGATGGTAGTTGTGGGACAAATGAGGAACTATTCTCCTTGATTTGTTCTTCGATGTCAATAGCTGGTTCAGTAGAGgcatcttcaacaacatcttcttgcGGGGAATGTACTAAATGCAGTAGCTCTGTAATGTCAGTGGTTTGCTCTAGCAATAGAGGCACTGCATCTGgatcaatgactacatccttgtagtattgatcatgtttgattttgtaagccaatgcattcatGACATGAAATCTATTCATGTAACAGTCATAAGTTAAACCTTGGGAATTTGTTCTACGGACAATTAGAATTTCTAATTGGTTAATATGTCGAGGCAATGTTATTGCAATATCagaaatatcttgtgggaagtttattgtatggccagaatatttgtattggcctccccttgcatgtgttacttgtaaaacaggtgcaattcttgatatgagcatttcttctacctgagagagagactttaaaatagaaggttgctcacttgggtccatattgtttgataatgagaagGGGTGGAGGCCTTTTTCACCATAACATCTCATGCACACAACTACATGATTGATATTTTTAATAGTCATGCCCACATATTTTTCTTTGCAAACAAAACATGGCTGtgtgacctccaacatatcaatATTTTTTGCAGAAATTAGACAATGTATTTTGAAATGAAGCAGCCTTCATACCAAGTTTAGGAGCAGTAGAAAATGTTTGAAAGAGATTAATTTGCTCAAGATCAGTGTCTGTTGTTTCTAATAACTATCCTGGGTTATTAGAAGGTCTATGAAGTGCATGATGCTTCAGTTGTCATTTCTTGGAGATATCAGCTCTGCTCTTTGCATAATAAGTTCTATTGGTCTCGCTTCTCCTTTATTTGATAGCATCAATTTCTTGAGGGCAAGGCTAgatagatatctaatattttaAAGAGAGCAGAGCTATGTCAGAATTTTCATAATTGAAGGTAGTTAACTTTGAAGCATGTATAAAGAATGTATAAGAATTGAAAATTGCTTTATGTATGCTTATGTGATTTCAGAGGATTTGTTCTGTATGTAAACTGCTTTTGTTGTGATTATTTGTATGTGTAATTATCTGTTCTGTTGTTTTGTTGCTCTTGTTGGCTCAACTTATATGTACAACTTTACTTGAAATATATGGGTTGTTGAAAGCCATAAATTGACTGTCTAGTGCTGAACTGCATAAATATGTTGCTGCTAGTAAGTTGGTTTTACAAAAGGTAGCATTGTCATATAGCTATGTATAGATATAGTATTTTTTTATGTTTCACGATTTTAAAAGCATGATTGTAATATAGGTATGCAAAACTATAGTAAATTTTGatacatatagatgtatgtatacatatacacatgtacatatacatatagttcAAAAATTCAaggttttgtatatgaacatatgcacatatataagtacatgtatatatcaaaaataCTATAACTATGAATACTTATATATAGTTATGTATTGTATTGTTAAACAAATAGGTATAAGACCAGAAAAAGAGCAAGATACGTGCATATATGTCTAGTTTATGTGCAACCAACATACTGTCAACACATTTAAAATTAAAGACTATGACTGAAAATAACTAATGTCAAGAGGAAAACCTTTCAAACAAATAATTGGTAGATGTAAGAAATGTCCATATAGATTTTAAAAGCATGattgtaatataggtatgcacaACTATAGTAAATTctgatacatacagatgtatgtatacatatacacataatttaaaaattcaaggttttgtatatgaacatatgcacatatataagtaCATGTATATATCCAAAATACTATAACTATGAATACTTATATATAGTTATGTATTGTATTGTTAAACAGATAGGTATAAGACCAGAAAAAGAACAATATACGTGCATATATGTCTAGATTATTAGCAAACAACATACTGTCAACACATATAAAAGTAAAGACTATGACTGAAAATAACTAATGTCAAGAGGAAAAGCTTTCAAACAGATAATTGGTAGATGTAAGAAATGTccatatagatatttatagaagCACCCTTTTCCGTGTAAAACATGCTTGTTTGTATATGTAAAAGTACTAAACACGAAAATTAAGTAATAGTATAATTGTATTGTAAACTGGAAAGTTTAATAATTAGAAAAGATGCGTTATAATTTTAACTCTTTGTACTTAGGCAACCAATTTTTGCAAGTAATGCATGGCACTCAGCCTTGAATTCAACAGGAGCAACTTTATTGACTTTgactttcatcttcatttctgaaTTATATGTCTCAGTAGAAACCAGCAGTGTGAATGAATAGTAACATGACAGTACTCTCTTGATCACTGAGGAAGGTGTTTCTATTGTTGTTCCATCGTTTTGGAGTGCATAGAGTTGTTTTgcagttttgtgtagcaagtgaatgCCACCCTCATCAAATGCAGTGGCCCATAGAGTACCTATGGCATCTTGCAACTTTAGAGGCAAGAGGTAACTATAATTGCAGTCTTGCATAGTCATTTGACATCTAGAGAAAAACCAAGAGTCATTAGCGTGATGTGTACACTTTTTCTTGCAAGGCCTTTCATTCACTATTAGTGGGCAAGCTGCATAATagaattttttgtcattgatgttcacAAAGCGCAGAACAGCTAGCAATGTTGTCTGAATTGTTTCTGGTCTGATGCTCATCCCCTCACGGATTGAAGATATTGTCATTCTAGTATATCTGCCATCTATGTGGATAGTTTGTGCAACAAAAGGTACAGCAAGCAAAGGGTCCTTTCCTCTTAATGTTAGAAGCTCTGCTTCTGGAAAATTtgggttgatatgtaatgttgtTGCAGCTATTATGTTTATAAGCTTCCCATTGAAATAGCCAACACGAGCATTATGTAAAGCAAGGATAAGCATACTATCCTTGGTCAACATATTTTTCAATTCCAGGCCCTTTTATTCTGCCATTGGACCCCAtaagttgatgtcaattgttgaacCAAAGAGATCATTAATTTTCACCACACATTTTTGTATTTGACTACCATCTTTCCTGTGTATAGGAACGATATCTCTATAGAACAAGACCAATTATGTCAACCAGCGTGTTATTTGTTAGATGAAACAATTCACTAATGGGTGTGAAaggaggagtttgttgatctggttGTTCTTCATTGGTGCAGcattttagtatggatgtatcagACAACGTGATTTCTAGAtggttgtttagtttgttgtaccttGCGTTTGCCTCCTTAACAGATCcttttgaaataatataatgtgaACCTATGTCCACACGGTTAGAGTGTAACTTAGCTATCTCATCAAAACATGTAATTCTAATTTCAGAACCATCACAATCGACAATGTCAAAGCTAAAGACATGGCCATTTTTGGTCGCTGTGCTATATGCCTTAATAGGCCGTTTCTGAGTGACTCTCCCTTTGATAGTCTATTTATTTTGGCAtggattcaaagttttgatagGGCTTATATTTGGAGAAGTTGTTGTTTGTGGGGATGGCAATTCAGTTGCAAACTGAAGAGAGCATTTAGATATTGATGGTCTATCATCAGACATAATTgctggttgttgttctttgaataGATATTCTAGTTTACCAAAGAACGGGCAATCAATTTGTTTGACTTCCAGACTAAGTATTACAATAGTCCTATGGAAACAAAATACTTCTTCTTAAATTACTGCTCattatacataaacaaaatttaaaaaagatGAAAAGTATTGTATTTAATAATCATAGTtgatttcctaccttgtgttccatatgtatcGGCATGTATAGCTCGATAACTGGACTATTGTCCCTATTTTTAGAATGTCTGAAAGTATGAGAGTAGCATATTTAGAAGGCAAGATTGCCAACTGCATGTATGTGCCGTCAAATAAGACTAATTTATGTCTGTCAGTATCATCTTTGTTGTTCTGCATTTTCTGAAATGACAAGACTTGCAGCAATGCTGAAGGAAGGTCATCCCtagcattgatagattgaattgcaaaaggGGTAAGGACATACACTTGGTTTTTtgcctacaaaaaataatatgagTATAGAGGATTTAATTTTAATGGCAACCAGCTCATATATTTCCTTACTTGTTAATGTAAAGCATGTCTTAGTAAATGATGTAATCAAGCTATGTTATGTATACAgtatgtatatagttttgtaatATGCCATCCAAAAAGTATGCATGCGATAATGAAAAGGATGGAATGGAAAAGACCAATGAACTGTTCAAAAGAAGAGCATAAAACCTTTCTATATTGAAAAGTTTTCATAATATAGCTTACCAAATTATCAATAGTGGAGTGTTCTATGGGTTCAGAGGTAGCTGCTGAAGATGTcattgtgcatatataccttttgagaattaaaagtaaattataagCATGATGAATTGTAGTTCTTATATCAGAATGCAATCACAACATGATGCAAGCTCAtcaaaggtatatatgcacaagcaGTGTAAAATTAAGTGACCATAGACTAACGTTGTTACAGTTTTTCTATTTTTTCCATATGGTAAGGAattgatcataatgtgattgaaACATGCATTGAAAGCGATAATTGGTCATATGCTCATAAGCTTGGAAAACATTGAATATGATATAATGATTTATATATTTGAGAGTATATTAACAAAATATGACTTTATCTAATCAAAGATCTTTGAAAATATAGGATGCCTCTGTCTGTTTCGAATGTTAACCAAAAAAAGAATGTAACGTTCCAAAGATTGAATAATCAAAACAACATAGCATCAACCCAAGCAACCCATCTAAGCTCGTTATCACTCCATTTAAATACTTtgtctcccaatgtgaaaataaccaTTGGATCAACTAATTGTTCAGTAGTTGGTATTGGGAAAGGTGCTACTTCAATATGATCTATGGTTGTTACAGCACTAGAAGATGTAGAGGATTTATGTTCGTAGTGGGCAATTATCTTTCTGAGGTTACTCTTTAGCTTTTTGCTTTCTTGCAACATGCTTTCAATTACAGTGTTGATGTCCTTTGTTGCTTTCAAACTTGtatccattgttgaaatttgataGTGATAGTGTtaggttctattttttttaaataaatttttattgtgTATTGCATTTTCGTTTATAGACTTGTTTTTTCTTGTTCCATGTGCTTGCAGGGTTGctgctttgtttatgttatttaactatttgtggatgtGACTACTTTCAGACTACAACATAGAGTacactatgtacatatacatacacacatgtctttatgtacatatatgcatatatatatgcggACATGTGTGTATTGATATAAATGTATAGATGCCtacacatgcatgtatgtatatatgtacatatgcgtATGCACATATATATAGCACATGCATGGAGATGACCACAGGAAAACATTCTTGACAAGAGCAAATGAAATTAGATTTTAGGGATCTAACCAGCAACCTGTTTCATTTGGCTCCTATGGTTTGTTTGTGAGCTTGACgccatgaatggtttgaatttgaaaGGTAAGCTTGGGTTTAATTTAAACTCTTATTTGTTTTGTAGTGCAATTTTTGTATGGTTTGCTTATTTTCCCCTTTCCTCTGCTTT is a genomic window containing:
- the LOC131054489 gene encoding replication protein A 70 kDa DNA-binding subunit E-like; translated protein: MLILALHNARVGYFNGKLINIIAATTLHINPNFPEAELLTLRGKDPLLAVPFVAQTIHIDGRYTRMTISSIREGMSIRPETIQTTLLAVLRFVNINDKKFYYAACPLIVNERPCKKKCTHHANDSWFFSRCQMTMQDCNYSYLLPLKLQDAIGTLWATAFDEGGIHLLHKTAKQLYALQNDGTTIETPSSVIKRVLSCYYSFTLLVSTETYNSEMKMKVKVNKVAPVEFKAECHALLAKIGCLSTKS